The genome window CGGTTCGTTCTCGAAGGCCAGCGAACAGGTCGGGTCGATGACGATCTGGAGAAAGGCGATGTGCGTCGGAAAGAGCATGGCCGGATAGCCCAGCAGCACCGGCAGCAGCGCCATGCCGGCGATCGGCACATGCACCGCCAGAATGTAGGACATAGACTTCTGCATATTGTCGAAAATGCGCCGTCCCAGCCGCACCGCACCCACGATGGAGGCGAAATTGTCGTCCAGCAACACCAGCGAGGCGGCTTCGCGAGCCACGTCAGTCCCACGCCCGCCCATGGCGATGCCGACATGGGCGGCCTTGAGCGCCGAGGCGTCGTTCACGCCGTCGCCGGTCATCGCGGTGATTTCGCCGTCGGACTTCAGCGCCTGGACGATGCGCAGTTTCTGTTCCGGGGAGATGCGGGCACACACGCTCACCGTCTTCATGCGCTCTTGTAATTGCGCGTCGCTCAACGCCGTCAGGTCGTCGCCGGACAGAATATCGGCGGCGTCCAGTCCGGCTTGGCGGGCGATGGTCTGGGCGGTGGCGGGGTAGTCGCCGGTAATCATCACTACCCGGATACCGGCCTCGCGGCACTGGCCCACGGCGGCGGGGATTTCCGCACGCAAGGGGTCGGACAGGCCCAGCAGACCGATGAACTTAAAATCAAAATCATGTTCGGCGGCGGGCCATGGCTCGCCTGCGTGCCGGGCCTGCGCCACCGCCAGCACCCGCAGGCCCTCGCCCGCCAGAGCCTCCGCCGCCGCCGCAATGCGCTGTTGCACTGCGGCGTCGAGATGGCACAAATCGATAATCGCCTCCGGTGCGCCCTTGGCGGCAACCACATATTCCGCGCCCTGCGTCGCCTTCCAGACATGCGCCATGGCCCGCAATTGCGGCGTCAAACCGTATTCTTGCATCAGCGCCCAGTCGCGGTGTAGATGCTCGGTTTGCGCCAGAAACCGCTGGCCCAGGCGTTGGAATGCCTGTTCCATCGGATCGAACGGGTTGGTTTTGCTGGCGAGTATCGAAAACTCCACCAAGGCATGGAAGGCTTCGGGCAGCGCGTCCGCCGTGGTTTCGGCCACTGTAAAGCGGTCGTCTCCAACAACCAGCCACGCCACCGTCATGCGGTTTTCGGTGAGTGTGCCGGTCTTGTCCACGCACAGCACCGAGGTGGCCCCCAGGGTTTCGATGGCGGCCATACGCCGGGTCAATACCTTCTCTTTCGACAGGCGCCACGCGCCCAAGGCCGGAAACACAGCCAGCACCACCGGGTATTCTTCCGGCAGCATCGCCATGGCCAAGGCAATGCCGGCCAAGGCCGCCTGCAACCAGTCGCCGCGCAGCAGGCCATGGACGAGCATCAACAAAAGGCTCATGCCCAGCGCCAGGAATGCCAAGGTGCGGATCAACCGTGCCGTCTGCTTTTGCAGTGGTGAGCGTTCGGTTTGCAGCGTCCCTAAGGCGGCGCCGATGCGGCCAATCTCGCTACGCGCCCCGGTGGTCGTGACCCGCGCCGTGCCTTGTCCCGCCACCACCAGCGTGCCGGAATAGACGAACGGCGTATCGTCGCCACCGGGCCGGGCCGCCGCAGGTTCCTCGTCCCCGGTGGCGATGGTTTTGCTCGCAGGCACCGCCTCGCCGGTCAGCAGGGATTCGTCCACCTGCACACCGCTGCCCGCGACCAGCACAGCATCGGCAGGCACCCGGTCGCCCTCGGTGAGCATCACCCAGTCGCCACGCACCACATCGCGCCCAGCGATGCGCCGGGCATCGCCATCGCGGATCACCAAGGCACGGGGGCTGGTGAGATCGCGCAGGGCATCCATCGCCCGTTCGGTCTTGCCCTCCTGGTAGAGCGTGAGGCTGAGCGTCACCAGCACGAAGCCGAACAGGATCAATCCTTCCTGCAATTCGCCGAAGACGAGATACAGCGTGCCGGCGGCGAACAACAGCAAAAACATCGGCTCCCGCGCAGCCTCCCAGACGATGCGCAGCCAAGTGCGCCGCTGCTCGCTGGGAAGGGCATTGGGGCCATCCTCGGCCAGCCGTTTGGCGGCTTCTGCGGTAGTCAATCCGCCGTTGTCGGCCAGGGTGTCCGCATTTTTTGGTATGGGCATCGGTGGGCTCAATCGGGGTTTGGCAGCATCCGCAGAAGCGTGCCATCGTGTAGAAGATAGTGATGAAACAGGGCTGCGGCGGCATGGAAACCAATCAGAAAGTATCCCACCGTGCCGCCGGTCTCATGGATTTCCTTGATGAACTCTGCGACATTTTTGCTTTCGCCAATCAGCGCAGGCCATTGCAGGCCGAAGAAAGGGATAGTCTTGCCTGCCGCACTGAGCATCAGCCAGCCGGCCAGCGGCATACTGATCATGAATCCATAAAGCGCATAACGCATCAGCTTGGCCAACAGCTTCTGCCAGCCTGGCGGATCCGGCTCAACGCGAGGGAGGGTACTGGTCAGGTGGACGACCACCCTTAGCGAGGCCAGGATCAGAACCGACAAACCTAGCATGAAGTGCCAAGTCTTCAAACCCTCGCAAAGATCGCTGCCCTTGGGGAAAAGCTCGCGCAGATCAATGCAGGCGTAAACCGCCACCAGCAGAAACAGCATGAACCAGTGGAGACCTATGGACAGGAGCCCGTAACGGTCTGTGCTATTGCGCCATTGCATAGACTTGCTCCGAAGCGGTGAAACCGGACCAGATGGGAAATCGAAAAGAGTGCATGGTTTTCTCCGAGTATAGCCTCAGTGATTGACGCGGCCCACTCATTCAAGGGGCTTGTCGAAATCCGCCCTTCGGCACGCTCAGGTAAGAACGGGATGCCAGGGCTCGGTTTATAAGAGCCTAAGCGCAAGACTAGCCGCAGTCTGTACGGCATCGCGCACATCGAGATGATTCCTCTATCCTTGGTTTGTAGGCTAACGCACAGACTGTGGCGGGCTTTCACGATATTTTGAGGCTTTCGAAAATCGTGCATCCACTTCCGGGTGTGTTTAAACAAACGGCACAAAAGTCCCATAGAATTTCATGCGGGCAACCGCAAGAGCCACGACTATTTTGAGCAGTCGCTTTGCACTCCTGTTTACCCTTGCCGTTACTGCCGGGGTGTCCTAAAGTCGACTCATCTTTCTCTGTTTGCGACGAAGGTTTGCTGGAGTTGGTCGTTGGAGCGCTGCCGACAAGCTGCGCGTCAACGCCGAAACACACTGGGGATGGCCTTATGAAATTCACACATGATACTCAGGCCCGAACTATAAACAGATGCGAACCGTCCGCATTGATCTTTCATAAAATGTTTATTTTACAATCTGTTGAAGGATTACATTTCAGGGGAAACAGGGATTGAGTTGGCGTTTCTGCAAAATAGCTGTAGAATTTCCGGTCAGGTCCGCAAATGAAAACCGTTGCGCTTGCAACATAATAATAACGATACACAACATGAACTTAGACGAAGCACTGCACAAACACGCCGAATGGAAAACGAAATTACGAACCGCTATCTTTAAAAAAGAAGCTGTCGACGCCTCTACCATAGCAAAAGACAATTGCTGTGACCTGGGACGCTGGCTCTATGGAGAGGCCTACAAAAGTTATGGCGACTTGGGAACTTACAAGATCTGCGTGCAGAAACACGCCAATTTTCATAGTGAAGCAGGAAAAATAGCCTTCCTCATCAATGACAAGAAATACGACGAGGCAGACCTTGCCCTTGCAGCGCATTCCCCTTATGCTCAGGCTAGTAATGAGGTGGCAACAGCTATTGTCAGATTGCGCAAAGAGGCGTCATTATAAATATAAACATTCCCATCGTCTTCTTGCTCAAACCCTTCGCTTCAATCCAACAGAAGAACTTACGATGAAACTCGGCTTACAAACCGGCGCGCTCGCGGCAAGGCTTGAGGGATTAATAGTGACGCCATAGTTAAACTGCACTTATGGCGTCCGTTACTGGAAACCGTCACAATCACGCGGCAGGCTTTCCGAACCAGCAACCCTCTTTCCAAGCTACCTGAAACACCGCTGCATACACAAGGCGCTGACCGGATATAGTTTTATTGCTTACTATAAAAAAGAAAGAGGAGTGTAATGGTTTAATGAAGCCGGACACTTCGAAAGGCAGATTTTATACTGTCAGCAGAGGTGAGCATGAAGACAAACGAGAAAAAACACAAGCGCCCCAAATACAGTCTGGAATTTAAGCAAGATGCCGCCCAGCTGGTTCTTGAAAAAGGCTACAGCCTGAACCAGGCTGCGGACCATTTGGGCATATCATTAAGTGCCCTCGGGCGCTGGGTTCGTGCGGAACGCAAGCCTTCCGGCAATGACTCCGCGACGAAAAAGCCAGGCTTGAATCTGGGGGATCACGATGAATTGATTCGCTTGCGCAAGGAAAATGAACAGTTGCGAATGGAGCGCGAGATATTAAAAAAGGCCGCAGTCTTCTTTGCGAAAGAAGCCGAATAAAGTACGGGTTTATTCAGGTGCAACAGAAGACGTATCCAGTGACCGTGCTCTGTCGAGTGATGCAGGTGAGTACCAGTGCGTATTATGAGTGGTTAAAAGCCCGACAGGACAGCGATAAGGATCAACAAGATCAAAAGCTTGCCGAGAAGGCGAGGCAGATTTTCATCGACAATAAACAGTGCTTTGGTTCGCGTCGTTTAGCGGATCGACTGCAAAAACAAGGTTTTGTCGTTGGGCGTTTTAAAACGCGGCGCATCATGCGAGATTTAAACTTGAAGGTGCGCTATCCCAGGCGAGTTAAGGTCACCACCGATAGTAACCATAACGAGGCCATTTCGCCCAACCGCTTGGACCGGCAATTCCAGGTTGGCAAGCCCAATCAAGTATGGACGACAGATATCACCTACGTGTGGACCCTAGAAGGCTGGCTTTATGTCGCGGTGGTCATCGATCTGTTTTCCCGGCAAGTCGTGGGCTGGGCGATTGATGATCACATGCGGGCCTCGCTGTGCGTCAAGGCCTTGCAAATGGCCTTCTGGCGCCGCAAACCGCCACCCGGTCTGTTGCATCACTCGGATCGTGGCAGCCAGTATGCGAGCAGGGAATATCGCCGGCATTTAGACGTGATGAAGATGGAACAGAGTATGAGCCGCAAAGGGAACTGCTGGGACAACTCGCCGACCGAACGTTTTTTTCGCAGCTTGAAGCATGAGCAGCTCAACTACGAAAAATTCAAGACCCAAGCGGCGGCAAAACTGAGTGTGATCGATTATTTGGCTTTTTATAATGGCCTTCGACCACACTCAACATTGGGCTACCAGTCCCCACTCGAATTCGAGCGGGAATTTTATAGAAACGCTGCCTGAACAGGTGTCCGGTTTTTGTTGACCATTACAGGAGTTTACAACTACAGTTACGAAACACCCTTGGAGTTAAGGAACTTACCGAACTCCTTGTCTACCTTCATTATATGGTTATACAGCCAGTCTTTCAGAAAAGCCAGGGTGTCCTGCTGTATATTGGCATGCTTTTCCTTGAAGTCTTTTTCAAACTGGCTTATTTTATCAATGAATTTATTATGTTCATTTATATGCGCGGGCGACTCGGGATACTCATGCACATCCATTAAATATTGCTCAATCGAAAAGTGAGCGATTGTATAATCAACGAGTTCCTCGAGAATTTCTTGCGTGATTTTTTCGCTGCCTGACTTATCCGGACTGATGATATCGTCATGCAATAAATTTATCAGCTCAACCAATCGCTGGTGTTGATCATCGATTTCCAAAACTCCCACGACCAGGTTATCATCCCATTCGAATAATGCCATAGCTTCCTCATTTTTAAAGTAAAGAACAACGTTCTGGAATAAAAAGCTTCTTCACGCTGACGCGCCGCTCCAAGCAAACAGCTTCCTTATGTAATCTGCCGGCATTGAATTAATCGGTGCATTCTTATGGAGTGCAAGCATATCACCTGGGTAGGAAATTTCCAATACATTCCAATGGGTGCATTAGGGTTGACTCAAACGCGCTCGCAACCTGTACCTGCCACGCAAACACACAGTCCAACGCGGCGCGAGGAGCCAGCCCCCTCCTGCTCTCAATAACATTCCGCCTGCAGATCGCAGAACCGGCTCAGGCACCAGGGGACGCGAATACATCATTGAAATGCTGCTCACAGCCGATCATGAGTTTCCGCGTCAGAGTGTAATGTTACTCCGTTGATTTCAGATCAATGCCTTCGATATTTTGAACAATTTTTTTGCCGGCGGCACACTTTACGGTAGCCGCATAGCTTTTATTAATTTCCACGTTGACCCCGGCTTCTTCAGAATGTTGATCGGAGTTTTTATCCACACTCCAAAACACGCTGTAGGTAGTATTGCCATTTGGAATTTCAACGGAGTAGGTCATATAACGCCCTACGCCCTGCCACTGGGTTGTGGTTGCATCGCCTCTTGGAATATGAATAATAATTTCCGGTTTTTCATTCTATTTTCCAAATGAATACTCAATGGCTTTTTGAGAGTCGCACACCGCAATGAGTTTTCCTTTATCAGTTGGCTCAATATGGGTTTCAGGGTCTTGAAGACCCGTTTTTTAAAGGAAAAAATAGTCTGAGCGGAAATAAGAAGGTAAGATACGGGTTATTTTTCATAACCAATTGAAATAAGTGACGATCATAAATATTAAAGCATTAGTCAACGACGCCTCTTGCTACGAAAAGATTAGAGAATTACGCTGGCCGAATATGGGCGGGTATCGCACTCATCTCCTCTGCCCGGCGGCGAACTGCCGGTTGCGCCTTCAGCAATCGGGCTGGATGGACAGGCAATGACTCCAGACGGCATCCAGCCTTGTGAAAAACCGCATGCACTGGCGCCCACCGAGATTAACTGCATCATCAAGCAACATCCGCCGCGCAGCAACGAATGCACTTAGCGCCGGCTTTGACGGCGTCGAAATTCACGGCGCGAACGGCTATCTGCTCGATCAATTTCTGCACGACGGTTCCAATCTGCGCACCGACGATTATGGCAGTTCGCTGGAAAACCGGGCACGGCTGAAGCTGGAGGTCACCGAGGCGGTAGTGGAGATATGCGGGGCAAGACCGCGGCGGAATACGGCTTTCTCCGCTGCAACCGTTTAACAGCATGCACGACGCCAGCCCTGGAAGCCACTTTCAGCTACATGACTGAACAACTCAACCGTTTCGGCCTCGCCTACCTGCGTTACTGAAATGGGTGGCGAAAATCCCGGCATTGCAGGCCCTGAGTTCGATTTGGATATGCTGCACAAAATCTGGAAAGGCATATATATATCACCAACAGCGGTTACACCTTCGTCAAAGGAAATACTGCGCTTGCCGAAGGCAAAGCTGATATGGCGGCATTGGGAGTTCCTTTCATCGCCAATCCGGATCTTGTCGAACGCTTCGCGCTGAATGAGCCCGATCAGGTAAGTTGGTAACTTTTTACCGCGGCGGGGAAAAAGGCTATGCGGACTACCCGCTCCTGAATCAAAGGCTGCCGGACGCATAGCTCGGACTCTTAAGCAGCATTGCAACGCCTTCCATCTATGCCCGAATTATCCCGACCGGGCCAGATCCTGCCAACGCAGCATAAACAATCCTGGCTTGCGCGGTCGAGTAAGGCGGTTGAAAGCCATCTCTGTAATTTATTCACGGTCACTTCACTGAGGGTTCGGTCGGAAATAACTTTTTCCTGGCCTATTTCCAACAATGGAAACTGTAATGCAATAACCGATGGATGCGCGCGCTTATCCACCCTAGAGCTAAGATAGACAAATGCCCCCCCAAAAAGTCCGTACGCTTGGCATCATAACGGATAGCTATTCCCACCTCATCCTAAAAACGCACAAACTCGCTTTCATCAAAACCGGCGGGCGGCAGATTCGGGAAATCCATCCTTGATTTCGGCTTGGGCGGTTTGAAGGAACGTGATGCCTTATTGCTGTTGGATTTGGCCTGTCGCTGTTGATGTTCTTCTATCCTGACAGTAAAAAAGCTCATCAAGTTCTGAAGCTGTTCCGCCTTGTCTCCCATCTCTTCCGCTGTCGCCGCCAGTTCTTCCGATGCGCTGGCATTCTGCTGCGTAACCTGGCTTAACTGCAACATCGCCTTGTTGATCTGTTCGATGCCGGTGGCTTGCTCCTCCGAGGCCGAAGTAATTTCCTGCACCAGATCCGATGTCTTGGCAATGCTGGGTACAATTTCCTTAAGCAAATGACCGGCGTTTTCCGCTAGTTCGACGCTGTTGCTTGCCTGTTCAATAATTTCCTGCGCCGCAACCTGACTACGCTCAGCCAGTTTGCGCACTTCCGCGGCGACCACGGCGAAACCTTTGCCATGCTCTCCGGCCCGTGCCGCTTCTATCGCCGCATTCAGCGCCAATAAATTGGTTTGATAGGCGATATCGTCTATGATCTGAATTTTGTTGGCGATAATCTTCATGGCCGCGACCGTTTGCAAAACAGCCTCGCCGCCCTTGCCGGCCTCTTGGGCAGCCTTGTTGGCCATGCCGTCAGTCACTTTGGCGTTTTCCGCGTTTTGCATAACCGAAGAACTCATCTGCTCCACCGCACTGCTGGTTTCTTCGACGCTGGCAGCCTGTTCGCTGGCGCCTTGCGATAGGGATTGCGCTGTCGCGTTGACCTCTCCAGTCGTTTCAACCAGGGTTTCAGTCGCTATCAGCACCTGGCAGATGGTTTTTGCCAGTTTATCTGCAGTATTGTTTACAGTGTCGCGT of Candidatus Methylospira mobilis contains these proteins:
- a CDS encoding HAD-IC family P-type ATPase; its protein translation is MPIPKNADTLADNGGLTTAEAAKRLAEDGPNALPSEQRRTWLRIVWEAAREPMFLLLFAAGTLYLVFGELQEGLILFGFVLVTLSLTLYQEGKTERAMDALRDLTSPRALVIRDGDARRIAGRDVVRGDWVMLTEGDRVPADAVLVAGSGVQVDESLLTGEAVPASKTIATGDEEPAAARPGGDDTPFVYSGTLVVAGQGTARVTTTGARSEIGRIGAALGTLQTERSPLQKQTARLIRTLAFLALGMSLLLMLVHGLLRGDWLQAALAGIALAMAMLPEEYPVVLAVFPALGAWRLSKEKVLTRRMAAIETLGATSVLCVDKTGTLTENRMTVAWLVVGDDRFTVAETTADALPEAFHALVEFSILASKTNPFDPMEQAFQRLGQRFLAQTEHLHRDWALMQEYGLTPQLRAMAHVWKATQGAEYVVAAKGAPEAIIDLCHLDAAVQQRIAAAAEALAGEGLRVLAVAQARHAGEPWPAAEHDFDFKFIGLLGLSDPLRAEIPAAVGQCREAGIRVVMITGDYPATAQTIARQAGLDAADILSGDDLTALSDAQLQERMKTVSVCARISPEQKLRIVQALKSDGEITAMTGDGVNDASALKAAHVGIAMGGRGTDVAREAASLVLLDDNFASIVGAVRLGRRIFDNMQKSMSYILAVHVPIAGMALLPVLLGYPAMLFPTHIAFLQIVIDPTCSLAFENEPAEADSMKRPPRDPDAPLFGGATLWHALLQGLGVLAVVMGAYAFAQGELSEPAARAFAFAVLVTANLALIFANRPRSRTLLASLRMPNPVLWIVTGLTLAMLALSLYLPPLAKLFRFAPLPTSELGIAFGLGLASVACLQLFKLRNAGIRLVWITLALACVAAVCASLGLTRWMERSFCELCVLQRLLFMLVAALALLIAALPDGRRARWIPGGLAIGFVALGLGLAAYQSWLYRQPPNAAACADGFARLMDYPLEWLGLQFPVLFLSNGVCEEQGLAMLGLPLANWTLMAFAAYLVLAVWALVGEHRIRKQGL
- a CDS encoding cytochrome b, with protein sequence MQWRNSTDRYGLLSIGLHWFMLFLLVAVYACIDLRELFPKGSDLCEGLKTWHFMLGLSVLILASLRVVVHLTSTLPRVEPDPPGWQKLLAKLMRYALYGFMISMPLAGWLMLSAAGKTIPFFGLQWPALIGESKNVAEFIKEIHETGGTVGYFLIGFHAAAALFHHYLLHDGTLLRMLPNPD
- a CDS encoding CZB domain-containing protein, whose translation is MNLDEALHKHAEWKTKLRTAIFKKEAVDASTIAKDNCCDLGRWLYGEAYKSYGDLGTYKICVQKHANFHSEAGKIAFLINDKKYDEADLALAAHSPYAQASNEVATAIVRLRKEASL
- a CDS encoding transposase, with product MKTNEKKHKRPKYSLEFKQDAAQLVLEKGYSLNQAADHLGISLSALGRWVRAERKPSGNDSATKKPGLNLGDHDELIRLRKENEQLRMEREILKKAAVFFAKEAE
- a CDS encoding IS3 family transposase, with protein sequence MQQKTYPVTVLCRVMQVSTSAYYEWLKARQDSDKDQQDQKLAEKARQIFIDNKQCFGSRRLADRLQKQGFVVGRFKTRRIMRDLNLKVRYPRRVKVTTDSNHNEAISPNRLDRQFQVGKPNQVWTTDITYVWTLEGWLYVAVVIDLFSRQVVGWAIDDHMRASLCVKALQMAFWRRKPPPGLLHHSDRGSQYASREYRRHLDVMKMEQSMSRKGNCWDNSPTERFFRSLKHEQLNYEKFKTQAAAKLSVIDYLAFYNGLRPHSTLGYQSPLEFEREFYRNAA
- a CDS encoding bacteriohemerythrin, whose product is MALFEWDDNLVVGVLEIDDQHQRLVELINLLHDDIISPDKSGSEKITQEILEELVDYTIAHFSIEQYLMDVHEYPESPAHINEHNKFIDKISQFEKDFKEKHANIQQDTLAFLKDWLYNHIMKVDKEFGKFLNSKGVS
- a CDS encoding oxidoreductase, translating into MHWRPPRLTASSSNIRRAATNALSAGFDGVEIHGANGYLLDQFLHDGSNLRTDDYGSSLENRARLKLEVTEAVVEICGARPRRNTAFSAATV